In bacterium, one DNA window encodes the following:
- a CDS encoding polysaccharide biosynthesis tyrosine autokinase: MDDKKAFLNDQKQFGFQPPLESEQRDVDFRYYLLALLNRRWMILTITIFVVVGTTVYSFFQTPQYRARSIVDISPPPMYIMLPDSAAQSVMYKKDSFINTEYRLLQGRDMAKGVAKRLNLTRKDIKADWIKKPNSREEELSEIASKLLKMLKVTPVPETNLCEIVILSPDPKLSMILANGWAQEYVERRLDSMQQYTRRAEELLLEQVKSLQQSIVEKEKELHDYSLEQKIFKVDNSKSLSSEELTGVNNSLAAAKQERISAQVRYFAMKSARRESIPEVNQHHSVSRKREEYVKLQTEYAEKARIYKENYPEMIRLRNQLEVVQKSLEPAVEQAYREVLGVAQAQYQTALAKEQALQGQLEGAKRNSVEAGQKERPYDRMTMEIENKKQLLTLLLQKQNQADVQADVQEKSTPTSRIIELAELPKEIFTPNIKKNILLSILAGVLGSLALALLLEYFDRSLKTPEDVETHLQLPFLGLVPHYLPSHHNGNNNSSKALAKKETATETSIDKYIPYRLSMNDLNSSASEALKTLRTSLLLSFPGRPPRTVLITSSRAGEGKTFIACNLALTLTQLEKRVVIVDADMRNPRLHKVWDLKNSTGLSIYLTSDVSAASVMRPGPSERLSLISSGPKTPRPAELLSSTRFEELMTELQKTFDFVIVDSPPVLPVTDSVIIASRVDTVLMVVRGGATPRDVVKMAKKKLSKSNSTIVGTVLNAIDLTDPYYYYRYYTEYSYYAEAAGEAPPPKSS; encoded by the coding sequence GATGTGGACTTTCGCTATTATTTGCTGGCGCTGTTGAACCGGCGGTGGATGATATTGACGATCACGATATTCGTCGTGGTCGGTACGACCGTCTACAGCTTCTTTCAAACTCCCCAGTACCGGGCCAGAAGTATTGTGGATATCTCCCCCCCGCCTATGTATATCATGCTGCCGGATTCTGCCGCCCAGTCCGTGATGTACAAAAAAGATTCCTTTATTAATACAGAGTACAGGCTACTTCAAGGACGTGATATGGCAAAAGGCGTAGCCAAGCGTCTCAATCTTACAAGAAAAGATATTAAAGCTGATTGGATTAAGAAGCCGAACAGCCGGGAAGAAGAACTGAGTGAAATAGCTTCGAAACTGTTGAAGATGCTTAAAGTCACTCCCGTGCCCGAAACAAATCTATGCGAAATCGTCATACTCAGTCCAGACCCCAAACTCTCGATGATTCTCGCAAATGGTTGGGCCCAGGAATATGTGGAACGTCGCCTGGACTCGATGCAGCAATATACGAGAAGGGCCGAAGAACTGCTGCTGGAACAGGTCAAGTCACTACAGCAAAGTATTGTAGAGAAAGAAAAGGAGCTTCATGATTACAGCCTGGAACAGAAAATTTTTAAGGTAGATAATTCGAAGTCCTTATCCAGTGAAGAACTGACAGGTGTGAATAACTCGCTGGCAGCCGCCAAGCAGGAGCGTATTTCTGCGCAGGTTCGCTATTTTGCTATGAAATCGGCGAGACGGGAATCGATCCCGGAAGTGAATCAGCATCACTCAGTCTCCCGCAAACGGGAAGAATATGTGAAGCTCCAGACCGAATACGCTGAAAAAGCCAGAATTTACAAGGAAAATTATCCGGAAATGATCCGGTTGCGAAACCAGTTGGAAGTGGTTCAAAAATCATTGGAGCCTGCTGTCGAACAAGCTTACAGGGAAGTACTGGGAGTTGCTCAAGCCCAGTATCAAACAGCATTGGCAAAGGAACAAGCTCTTCAAGGACAACTGGAGGGGGCCAAGCGTAACTCCGTTGAAGCCGGCCAAAAGGAAAGGCCTTATGACCGGATGACTATGGAAATAGAAAACAAGAAACAGCTTCTTACGTTATTGCTGCAAAAACAGAATCAAGCGGATGTTCAGGCAGATGTGCAGGAGAAATCGACCCCTACTTCAAGAATTATCGAGTTAGCAGAGCTTCCAAAAGAAATCTTTACGCCAAACATCAAGAAGAATATCCTCTTGTCGATTCTGGCAGGGGTTCTGGGAAGTTTGGCTCTTGCTCTCTTATTGGAATACTTTGATAGAAGTTTGAAAACTCCTGAGGATGTTGAGACTCATCTTCAACTGCCTTTCCTGGGTCTTGTGCCACACTACTTGCCCTCGCACCACAATGGAAACAACAATTCATCGAAGGCATTGGCTAAGAAAGAAACGGCAACCGAAACAAGTATCGATAAGTATATTCCCTATCGTCTTAGCATGAATGATCTGAATTCATCTGCGTCAGAAGCCTTGAAGACACTTCGTACATCTCTTCTACTTTCCTTTCCTGGTAGACCGCCCCGTACAGTGCTGATTACCAGCAGCAGAGCAGGAGAAGGGAAGACCTTTATCGCTTGCAATCTTGCTTTAACGTTAACACAACTGGAAAAAAGAGTTGTGATCGTTGACGCCGATATGCGAAATCCGCGCCTTCATAAGGTTTGGGACCTGAAAAATTCAACCGGTTTAAGCATCTATTTGACCAGCGATGTCAGCGCCGCATCGGTCATGCGTCCCGGTCCTTCCGAAAGATTATCCTTGATCTCCAGCGGTCCAAAAACACCAAGGCCGGCAGAACTGCTTTCTTCAACTCGATTCGAAGAACTGATGACCGAATTACAAAAAACTTTCGACTTTGTCATTGTTGATTCACCTCCTGTCCTGCCGGTTACCGACTCCGTGATTATCGCATCAAGAGTAGACACGGTCCTGATGGTCGTTCGTGGAGGCGCAACCCCTCGTGATGTGGTCAAAATGGCCAAGAAGAAATTGTCCAAGTCTAACAGCACCATTGTCGGTACCGTTTTAAACGCCATTGACTTGACCGATCCCTATTATTACTACCGATATTACACAGAGTATTCCTACTATGCCGAGGCTGCGGGTGAGGCGCCCCCCCCAAAGTCTTCTTGA
- a CDS encoding glycosyltransferase family 4 protein, which translates to MNHRVILGFEHGVLGGVDIFSLNLLEELTRRNVATSILVTNHFREQPYALPLPQNLPIHKLPIRKSDPWPARWQEMIRFLEAEAPCIYIPNYDFNYSCVAPKLSKNVIIAGIVHSDDPVHYEHFLRMGKYWNGVVSVSKEIAERLKALDPTVSDRLVTIPYGVPISGSFPERRDSDNAPLRIVYAGRLVQRQKQVLLLPEIFERIVEQESNIEITIIGDGPERGELMKRCENLSAKGLIRFAGKVTNQDLLRHFSTQDVVVLVSDFEGMPVSILEAMGQGCVPVVSEIRSGIPEIIRDGHNGFIVSAADSNLFAQRIVRLARDRSLRQTLSFHAYNTIRDHYELKQMGDKYLRLFERLTQKAANGTYVRPKGPITYPKSLRVTWKDQLPKTVRLVGRYGKTLLKRIGTVFEINSPKNRT; encoded by the coding sequence ATGAATCATCGAGTGATTTTGGGGTTCGAACACGGTGTCCTTGGCGGAGTAGACATATTCTCATTGAATTTGCTGGAGGAACTCACTCGCAGAAATGTTGCCACATCTATCCTGGTGACGAATCACTTTCGGGAGCAGCCGTATGCGCTCCCCTTGCCGCAGAATCTCCCCATCCATAAATTACCGATTCGAAAAAGTGACCCCTGGCCTGCACGCTGGCAGGAGATGATCCGCTTTCTGGAAGCAGAAGCTCCCTGCATTTATATTCCGAACTATGACTTCAACTACTCCTGCGTTGCGCCAAAACTTTCGAAGAATGTGATCATTGCCGGCATCGTTCATAGCGATGATCCCGTGCATTACGAGCACTTCCTCCGAATGGGTAAATACTGGAACGGAGTTGTAAGCGTTAGCAAAGAGATCGCCGAACGACTGAAAGCACTCGATCCTACGGTCTCAGATCGACTTGTCACGATTCCTTATGGCGTTCCAATATCCGGCTCTTTTCCGGAGCGTCGCGATTCTGACAATGCTCCCTTGCGAATTGTGTATGCAGGTAGACTGGTGCAGCGCCAGAAACAGGTGCTCCTCTTGCCTGAAATCTTTGAAAGAATAGTTGAGCAGGAAAGCAACATAGAAATAACAATTATTGGCGACGGACCTGAGCGGGGCGAATTGATGAAGCGGTGTGAAAACTTGTCTGCGAAAGGACTGATTCGATTTGCGGGAAAAGTGACGAATCAGGATCTTCTGCGTCATTTTTCAACTCAGGATGTCGTCGTTCTGGTATCGGACTTTGAAGGAATGCCGGTAAGCATTTTAGAAGCCATGGGGCAGGGTTGCGTTCCGGTTGTATCGGAGATCCGGAGTGGGATACCGGAAATTATTCGAGATGGCCACAATGGATTCATCGTCTCTGCGGCCGACTCGAATCTATTTGCGCAACGAATAGTACGGCTTGCCCGGGACAGATCGCTCAGACAAACATTGTCTTTCCATGCGTATAACACGATCCGGGATCATTATGAATTGAAACAAATGGGCGATAAATACTTGAGGTTGTTTGAACGCTTGACCCAAAAAGCTGCGAATGGAACTTATGTGCGACCCAAAGGACCTATCACATATCCAAAAAGTTTGAGAGTAACCTGGAAAGATCAGTTGCCGAAAACAGTGCGGCTTGTGGGACGTTACGGAAAAACACTGTTAAAACGGATCGGTACCGTATTTGAGATCAACTCACCCAAAAATAGAACTTAA